The region CAAAACAGGCAGCAAGTGGATTTGACCTGTGGGCTGTAGTTGCTGTCCCCACTCATTCAAGGAATGAGGCCTAAAACTGGGGTGCCTCTGAGCACCTTGAAGTCCTTCGGACTGCTCTGAAGCCAGGGGGCTGGGCAGACTGCGGGCACCCCGGGATGGACCAGAATTGGACACTGGGTCTCTTGGCGCTTGGTTTCATCTAAGGGCCTCCACCTTACCAGGGCCTCGATGCCACAGCTGGGAGTTCATCCAGTGCTCTCTGAGCAATGCAAAGTAGCTGTGGGCTTCAGAATGGCTCCAAAAAGTGATTCAGCTGCTGTTGTCAATGGGGAAAATCAGAAGGGAAGGGGAATCTGTTGCCAAAGCGGATGTCTCTTTAACCAACATTCATCAAGCACTTGTAATATTCCAGGCATTATGACTGGCATTTTCATGCGTGTTCTATCCCCACAACTCTGTGAAAGAGACAGAATTGTTATCCTCATCTCTGAAGGAGAGAAGGAGCCCAAGGTACACAGATTAAGAGATCTGAAATCACACAGCATGTCAGTAGCAGAATTTGGGACTTGAGCCCAAGCTTCCCAAAGCCAAAACCACTGATCTTTTCCATTATGCCAAGATGTGCATTTGTGAGTTTGTTTACATACAAGTGGTCCAGGGAGACTGCCATTGACAGATAAATTTATCTGGACCAGTAGCTCAAAAGGATAAATACCAAATGGTCTAGGGAACTTTCTATTTGGCCAAATTGAGAGCCCTGCACTCAAGTGTTAAAAACCGGCAAAACACAAAAAgagaattgttttattattaatgattttCCCAGGCATAACCTGGAAGAGgaatattttttctgattatatgtATTGTAAAACTTCTTCTAATATAGGGAGGAGAAAAAGATTCATTCAGTGCAAGGAAGAGGGTGTCTCCCAGACTCCTGGGTCTCTCAGGAACTGTGTGCCCACTGGCTAAGCATCCCTAAATGGGCAGTTCTGCCCTGGGGGGCCCTCGCCCCCTCCCCCAGAAGAGGGCTTCACTCTAGGGCAGTGAGCAGCAGGGGTGGGAcccagatctttcacatcctttcttttCCAATCTCCCTTAAGGAAGATCCCAGGTACCTGTGGGAGTTTCTCTGAAACATCACATCGCACTTTCCTGTGGCCCTGCCTCCGTTTCCCTATAAAACAGAGTTAATTAAATCCAAATGCTTTGATATGAAGAGAGAGCTCCTCTGAGAATCTCCATGTGTGGTACACTGGGCCCAGTCTCCAGGATGCCCTGGTGCTCACGGGGCATAGCTATTTCCCAAAGTCTATGCCCATGGTCTCTTTGTCCATCAAATAAAAGAGGTGGGCTAGAAAGCAGGGCATCTGGCAACACCTCTACCTTGGAAGTACCATCCAGTCCTAGAAGTCGGTGGCTGTCATTTCCAGTGAGGGGATGGCATTCCTGGCCCCGGGCTGTGGTGCTTGGTTTCATATAAAAAGCTTTAACAGGCATTTGAGTATCAGACAGGTCTTGGCAAGTTGGAGTGACACACAGGTGTGAAAATAAAGACCAGGTTGGATTGGACAGGATGTTCTGGGGAAAAGGAGCTAGTGAAAGTTTTCCCAAAGGTCCTGGGCCCTGAAGCTGGCCTGCAACCCCTGTGTGATGTCCCTCACTGAGCCGAATGTTCAGAGGATAAGGACATTCCAAGTTCAGTAGTcccctatttttaaaaaggggacTATATGCCCAGGAAAGAGTTTTAGCCTTTCAAAAACACAAAGAATATGTCTCCTAAGGGAAATGGGAATACTTACTAGCTTAAATAATAAACCTGGGGTGGTTGGAGAGCTTAGAAGACCTGCTGGGCTGATCTTGGCATCAAAACACTTGGCTTCAATTCCCACCTGTTGACTGTGTGTCTGTGAACACATTTTTcctgggtctcaaactcctaatctataaaataaggGAGGCTGGGCCAGATCATCTGGAAGGCTCCTTGTGGTTCTCACTTTCCAGGACAGAAATATGCTGTATCTGTGTAGTCCTATTTGGTAACACTTAGCCAGTCACAGTGGCTAGTGTGACTAAGGAactgaacttttttattttgcttaattaaaaatcaaatagccaTATGTGGTTCATGGCTAGCATACTGGACAGAACAGGTCTAGGATTCTAGAACAAAAGATTTGATCTGTTCAGTCTGTTTGTCAagatgaactcattctagaaaagttTTATACACagatagaaataaagaaagattGCTGGTTTGCACAGTTCTGAGAAAATCCAATTAGCCAGAAGCCCTTCTCCCTTGGCATTTTAGCTCACTGAAATTTTACCAGCTACCAGCCAGGAGCCACAGCTTGTCGAGCTATCTGTTTATATCACTGCTGTCAGCCTGCCGACCTTGTCTGCCAGGCATGCATGTGGGGTCCTGTGTAACAGGTCCTCCAGGCAGCTTCAGAATCTGATCCACTTTTCATCATTTCTTGGCAATGCCAGAGGGCAGATACTTAATAGAAACATCATCGCAGCTCATTAAGGAAGAACTATGTGCTCGGAGGGTGAGGTTCAGAAAGGTGTTCAAGGTTCCTGTttccatcttcctcctctttaCCTGCCATGGTCAATCCATTGCCAAGTCGAATCCTTCACCATATTCCCCAGATAGATCCTGTATTTTTCCATGCCCCCTGATGTTGTCTTAGCTGAGACCTGGGAGCTTCTTCCAAAGCTTTCTCTCTTCTCAGCCATCCTGTCTATGGTCTGAggtgaaatgttctaaaataccGCTCCAGTCATGTCATCCTTGGGCTCAAATCCTGCAACAGCCCTCCATACACACACCCTGCCTTCAGGACAGAGAGCAGGCTCTTTATGGGGTACTCAAGACCCCCACAGTCTGATGCCTTCCTGTCCTTTGAGATTTATTCCCACCAGCCTCTCACAAGCAATGAGGCAGGTTCCTTGAGGCCTGCCACCCATGACCCCTGCTCTCCTGCAGACCCACCTGCCTGTCCCATGCTCCATAGATGCCCATTTTAACCTTCAAGACCTGTCTCAAATGCCACCAACTGCAAGAAGCCTTTGCAGTTTCCCTCAAGCTAAGATTTTTCCCGATCTGTGTTAGCATATATGCTTTCTGGGTAGGATTTGACAGTGTCACAGAATGGTTAAAATAACACTACTGTGCAGCTAGACTCAGCTTCAAATCTTTATCCTTTCATGTAACTTTGGACAACCGACTTAACCactcactctgtgcctcagtttcccacatcTAAGGTGACTACCTTACAAGGTGGTCATGAAAACTGTGTAAGTTAATTTACATAACATGCTCGACACAAAACTCGGTGCATTTTAAGTGCTAAATAAGTGGCAGCAATTgccattgttattattactatgttACTTTTATATGGTCCTTATTGAGGAAGGAGTGGGGCCTCACTGGTCTTAGCCCTCCCTCTAATTAGCAATGTCTGGTTGGTGATGATCACTTGCATTTTTTGGTATCCTTTGCACTCAGCTACAGTTTGTGGACAGTGAGGACTCTGAATATGAATTTGTTGAGTGACTCTAGAGCCTGAAGCATTGATTTGAGCATTGGGTCCaccatttattagctgtgtgactttgggcaattttcttaacctctctggaccttggtttcctcatttgcaaagtgGATAAAACAATGGCATCTTTTTCGTAGATCGTTGCAAGGTGTCAGGGTACTATCACCTGAGTTAACCAACTTCTAATTGTAAATCTTGCACGTAATAGGTGAGCAGTGAagattttctgaatgaatgaaaggtCCCATTGTACCAGCCGTAATGAGATTTAGGAGTGAGTTTATTACAGTCTAATTCTCAATTACAGTAGTTTGGCCTTGGTTTCTGGCATAATTAGCTCCCttctctctttattcttttattacttGGCTCTGGACCCAGTGCCTGGTTTTACCTGGTTTTTTGGCTTCTGGGCCTTTTTACTGAACACCTCTCAAGCATCCATGGAAGCAGAAGaggcataaaaataaacacaggatTTGGCCACATCCTTCCTGAGCCCAAGTGAGTAGAATTGGCTTACAGCATAAGTGACAGGGACAGATGTGTTTGTGGAGCCATTGAATGAGGTTTTATTTGCCAGTTACCTCAGAACACATGCTCTCCAAGGCAGCACAGCCAGCCAGAAACATCAGCAAAGAGAAGTTTGCCCATGGAACAGGCAGAGGCATTTTGAAGCAACACTAGAAGGCAACAAGTTGCCCCTGTAGTGTCAGAACTTGTTGTGGATGGGCCACCTCCTCAGGATCTTCCTCGCTGACCCAGGGCTGGCCCTGCTATTTTGGTGGCCAACAAACTGCAGTCATGCTCAGCCCAAGGAGGCCGCCCAGCTCTGATCCCTCCAGGATCCACCAGTGCTGAGGGACTTCAGTAGCGCCCTTGCGGACAGGGCAAACAAGGAATGCAGACGGTGTGGGGCACACAGACGGTGGGTGGCACACAGGAGGAGGGAGCACAAGGGGGACAGGACGAAGTGGTGCAGGGGTTCTCAGGCAGCCTGCAGGAGAAATCCCGGTGGGGCAGGATTAGTAGAAGAAGCCACCTCGGCCAAGGTCCTGCCAATCCCACCCCTTGGACACCTCTCAAACCCTTGGCCCTGCTTCTTCTCTAGCAGCCTCCTGGTCCCAAGCTCTGCCAACTTTGCATGTATTACCTCGGGGCCTTCTAACTGCTCTCCTCAGACCTGCTCGGGCCCCTCAATATCCCCTGAGTGCCCAGAGTGATCTTCTGCAGACACAAATCTAACCATGTCTCTCCCCTGCTGAAAATCTTCAGTGGCTCTCAATTTTCTGCGGACAAGAACGGCTTCCTTGATAAGACCTGCACCCGCCTCTTGCCCCAGCTTCGCCTCCTAGCCCCATTACTCTCTGACCCCCAGATACTCTGACCTTCTTCCAGCTTCTCCACAGGCCATGCTGCTCCAACCACAGGGCTGGTGCCATATTTCCTACTTCTAGAAGAATCTTCTCCCTCCTAAtcaatttcttctcttccttaaGAGCTCAACTCAGTTGTCACATCCTCCTGAAGCCTCTCCTGATTTCTCTGTGGCATCTCCCTACGGTACCCTGTGCCTCTTTCCGTGGTGATTCATAATTATTCTACGACAGTCAGCCCCCCCTGCTAGGCGGTGACATCAGCAGCCGTGTATGTGTGCCCACCCGGCATAGCTGGCACAAGGTAGAATTGGCACCCACTAAGAATGTGTTGAATAAGATGAAATAATGAAGGAGTGTAGGATGAGTACATGGTGAAAGGAAACAGAATGATCTCAGAGACTGACAGACACGGGCTCAAAACCAGAAACAACACGCTGGACCTTGGGTGGAGACCAAATAGCCCGAGGCCCACATCCAGTTGAAATGTGTTTCAGTTGGCTGGCACTGTGATTTCCTTAATTCCTTGgtaataatttaaaatcagaagCATTGAATAGTTTTGTAAAAATCCCAATTCTCAGCTTCCCTTGACCTCTTAGAAACTCCAGGGATACTGACCCTGCACCTCACACAGTGGCAATGGCCCCAAAGGCATGGCACTTCCTCCCTTAGATATGGCACAAGCTCCCTAGTGTTCCACAGTTTCTGCGCGACCTTGTCCCTCTTGCATGTCAATGGACTGGGTTCTGCAAATGTTTGACTTTGCAATACTTGCCCTGAAGAGTAAGATTCTGAATGGCAGAGAAGCAAAGCTCAACTTAGAACAAGGAACCACTACAACCAGGCTTCCACAGCCCACAGGTAGCATCCCGCATCTGATGGCTGCGTCCTGCTGATTCTACCTATCCTGACTCAGGCCCTCCCCCTGCTCACCTAGGCCAGGGCCAGGCATTCTGGGCAGTCTCCCTTCCTGCTCCCCCTCCCAGTATTCAGTTCCTCCCACTGCCATCAGCATGATTTTCCCAAAGAGCAGCTTTGAGAGTTCATTGATTTGGCCAAGAAACATTTGCTGAGAATCTGCTGTGTGCCAAGTGcaaggaataaaaatgtattatattgtCTGTGCATTGTAGATATTTACATCTAATGGGAAAGGGGGGCAGGTAAGTAAACGCTATCATTTCCTCCTCAAAAATAGTAAGGCTTCCAAACTGCTAATATACAATAAATCCTGCCCTCACTAGCGTGACTTCTGGGATCCTCCATGGATGGGCCCCAGCTGACCATTCCTGTCCTGCCCCTCCCACAGCTTAGTCACACAGTGCTAACCACTGTCCTCCAACATGCCAAACCTCCCCTCACATCGCAGTCTCCAGTCACCTGTCTCCcgaaacagaagaaaacaatgtGAGAGAAGATGTTTGTCGTCATCTACCTAGGCGTCCTTTATAGCACCTGGCCCATGGCAGGCTCTTGGAGGAATCTGTCACCTCGGAATGGGACAGAATGGTCTCTGACAGGCCAGACTCAAGAGGGCAGCATGGATACCACACCCTGAATTTCTCCAGACTCAAGAGGGCAGCATGGACACCAGCTTCCTACTGACTCCTACTCCCTAAGATGGGATTCCAAGCCGCTAGGCCCTCAGGGTTAGATCCAGCTTCTTTCTATAACCTCTCCAAGCCTCACCCACATCTCTCTGTGGACCCTCCACTGGGCCTGCTCACTTGCAGTCCTGGCTCTCCAGCAGCCCCCGGTACGTGTTGATCTCGCCTTCCAGCCGGGCCCGCACGTCCAGCAGCACCTGGTACTCCTGGTTCTGCCGCTCCAGGTCATAGCGGATCTCCGCCAGCTGGGCCTCCACGTTAGTAATCATGGACTGCATCTGGGCCAGCTGGGCACTATAGCGGCCCTCTGTCTCCGCCAGCGTGTTTTCTAGAGAGTCCCTCTAAGACAAAGGAGAGACACACCATGAAGAGGAAGCTGTCTTCCATGGCATAGTTCAAGGAGAACCAAGAAGAGCTAACTCTCTCTTTGATGTTGGGAATGAACTTGAGAGGGTTCTGAAGCCTCGAAAGGTCAACTGACTTGTTCAAAGTTGAACAGCTGATGACTGATGGAACCATGGTTTGAACCCAAGTCCAAAATCTAATCTTaaatctcttcctcctttttcaaACTTTGTCTGGGTTTAAGCTTTGGATCTGAACTTCCCCAAGTACCTTCTCTGTGTCTTcatttagaacagtggttttcaaccccAGCTGCACATTAGAGTCACATGGAGCCCTTAAACAAAAACTCAATGACCAGGCTCCACCTCCAGAGGCTCTGTTCAATTGCTCAGAGAAGAACCCAGGCATCAGGACTTTTAAAATCTCTATGGGTGACATTGAGACCCACAGGTTTGGTAGGGCAGGGGATGCAGAGAACATGCCTTCTTGGGAGGTCATGTTGACAGAGTCTACCTAACCCACGTCTGGTTTGAAACATGCCCCTTTTCTCTCTGAGCTGCATCTTGGCAGAAACCTCCCTTCTGGGAAGGTCAGCCGGGTGATCATCCACAGTGGCTGGAGTCcgggcctcctcttcctcctgcctggATGCCTGCACCTGTGTTTGCCGCTGCCTCGAATCCAGAGGGTGAGGTGCCCGCCCACCAGCACTCACCAGGCTGTGCTGGGCCTGCAGCTCAATCTCCAGCGTGTTGACCGTCCGTCTCAGATCAATTATGTCTGACTGGTAGCTCTGAAGCTGCTCAGAGCTTGTGGCCACCTGCTGGTTCAGCTCCTCCATCTACAGTGGGGGAAAAGAGAAGGCTGGGACTCCCTGCCCGGGGACACTGAGGAGGCAGGCCCACCGCAAGAGCCCACCTGCATGTTGAACCAATCCTCCACGTCCCTGCGGTTGGTCTCCACCATGGCCTCGTACTGACATCGCATTTCCTCCAGCACCCTGGTCAGGTCCACAGGAGGTGCGGCGTCCACCTCGATGTTAAGGCGGTCCCCAAGCTGGCATCGGAGGGCACTGACTTCCTAAAAAGGCACAAGAGTCCCAAGCAAGTGTGAAAATCAGAGTATCCCAGCTCATTTCCCCAGGGAGACTTGAAAAGATCACAACTTTAGGGGGGCCTCTAAGGACTTCAGTTCACCCAGTGGCATCTCAACAGTCTTCCAGCTCCCCCTGGACACCCTATGATGGGAGGCTCCAACATCACACCCCCTGTCACTTTGACAGCAGCCAAGAGCAATATCAGGCATTGTTTGATCCATTGGGGCTAAAATGGGAAACTCACACCCTCAGTATTCCTAATCACCCTCCTGGGCTGTGTTCATCCCAGAAGGAGGGCACAGGAGGCTGGCTTGACTAGTTTAAGGCCCAAGTTGGAGTGGGCAGCTCTGAGGGCTGGTTGCCAAAGACAGAAAGTTGTCACTGAGGCTGCTGGGGTGTACGATAACTCCTCATTAGTGGCTCTTTGGTACAGTTCCCAGTTCTCTGATTTAAGTGGGGTGAGTCAGGCGCCGTAGGGTGCTCAGTGAGTACATGGTGACTGATTATTACTTTGCACTTAAGCCCAAGGAAAGTCAGCCAGGATTCAGAGGCACTTGTTCATTCAAATCCCAAGTCAAGAGGTTGACAATCAaccagggaaggaagggaaaaccCCCAAGGCTCGGGTGGGCTTTGCAGCACACAGGTGCCCAGGATGGAGGTCTTTCCTTCCAAAGACCTGCAGGACATGAGGACAAATAGAGGAGGGATCTACTACTAAAGAAGTAGAGGCTTTGCCTGGGGCTTCACCTTAAGTATATTATatgcaagcagaagagaggaaggagggtgaggACAGAAAGAGAAGCAACCTCTGCAGCTCAATGCACCCTCAAGACAGGACTACCTCTAGCAGTCTGTCCATTCTGGCACAGACAGACAGGCCATTCGACCTGAGTTCTGGAATATAACCCACCGGCTCCTGCTCTGCTGCCCTGCTCTACCTCTGGTATGTGGCTCTCATTAGAAAGCAAATGCAGGGACCACGAAGGAGCCGTTGGCCATCACACTAATCCAGGAAGGGCAGAAGGGAAGGGAGCTACACTTCTGAGCACCCACCAAGTGGCAGGTGTTTCTTATCCACACCCTGGATCAGCTCCGTGATCCACATCACATCCATCAAATTCTCACAATAACCCTGCATGGTAGCATTTCCCTGTTTTACAGAGAAGGAGGCTCAGACAGCTTCCACAAATGGGGTGAAGTGGGAGGCTTGGGAATTTCACCCACATCTATCCAAACCGCAAATACCACGTCCTTCTCCCTCTGCTGCCCAGGGCCACCACGGCATGACTTCCCTACTCACCTGCTCATGGTTCTTCTTGAGACAAAGCAGCCCTTCCTTCAGGGACTCCACCTGGGCCTCCAAGTCAGCTTTGCACAAGGTCAGGTCATCCAGAATCCTGCGCAGACCGCTGATGTCGGCCTCCACCAGCTGCCGTATGGCCAGCTCTGCCTCATACCTGCACGAGGACAGGGCCAGCAACCGAGGAGAGAAGTGAACTCAGAACTCAGGGAAGGCCTTGGACTGCTGGCTCCTTCCAACCCTCTGTGCAACTGATGGAAAGCAGCCCCAAGAGTGCACAGGGACAGAGTCCTCCCCTCCCGGTCCCCTGGCCAAGCTCACTTGGTCCTGAAGTCGTCGGCAGCCAGCTTGGCATTATCAATGTGCACAACCATCCTGGCATTCTCTGCCTTGGTGCACAGAACCTGTGGGCCAAGACACGCAGAGGGGGTTAGTCCAggataagaaggaaaaagaacccAAGTGAGGAGGAGAGAGCGGCAAAGGAGGAGCTCAGCACACCACCCTTGCAGAAGCCCCTTTCCCTGGGAACTCTGGGGGATATTAAGTGAACCACTTGTCCTTGGAGaacttgaaattaattttaagcaCCTGTGACTTCATAAATCCAAATTTTGCATTTTGTAAATACTGAGCAATGTGGAAGAAAAGAATGTCACTATATCTAAAGTCATTGATGTCACAATTAGAAGGGTCCTTGGCATTTACTGAAAACTTATCAGGTACCAGGACTTTACAAACACTTTGCCTACACCTCATTGAATCCTCTGGACAATCCCATTAGATAAGGACCATTATTATCCcccctttacagatgaggaaattgaggcccggGAAAGGAAAGGGACCTCCCAAAGTCATGCAATCAGGCAATGGTAAACCTGAGACTCTTTCCACTTTAAGAGCTCTGGCCAAGTGCTCAAATTACAAGATAAGCCACTGCCCTAAGAAGATCTGTTTTCCCTGCATATAGATTAATAAGCTAATGAGATTCAACTGCCAGCTAGTCCAGATGCCTTTCCAGGGAGTCTGTTCACCCCACCGCTCACCCTTACCTTCTGCTGAAGCTCCTCGATGGTCCTGAAATAAGACTGGTAGTCAGGACCCAGGGTGAGCACCTGGGTCTGGGAGGCCTCTTGGATCCTGCCCTCCAGCTCCTCATTCTCCCGCTCCAGCTGCCGCACCTTCTCCAAGTAGCTGGCCAGGCGGTCGTTCAGAAACTGCATGGTCTCCTTCTCACTGCCACTGAAGGCCCCTTCACCGTACCAGCCACTGGGGCCCATGAAGCTTGGGAGGATGCCACTGGCTGGCCAGCGGCTGCTGGACCGGCAGGAACTGGATAGGAAGGTCTTAGAGACACAGCTGGCCGGCTGAATGGTGTTGGGCACACAGACGGAGGGCAGGCGTGCCACAGGCTGGCAGACATAGCCCAGGCACGGCTCAGGCCGGCAGCTCACACTGCCCAAGCAGACGGAGGAAGGCCGGGGATAGCTCTTGACTGAGGTTTGCAAGCTATTGGTGGCACAGCAGGTGGAAGTCATATTGAGATGCCCTTCTCCTCAGCTGCAGCTACCTGGATGTCTACAGACCCTTTCCTACCTGGACCTTTTTATACCCTTGGAGCGAGGGGGCTCACACTAGAAAGTCATCGTGGGCTGGTGTTGACGTTACACTCAGCCGTAGAGGAAGCTGCTAATTAATTTGTAATTTGGTTTCCAATAAGGAGTTACTCTCCTCATAAAAGACACCAAACTTGTCATTTGACTAAAGCAGGACTCTGGGCTCCTGTCATTGATCACCAGGGGAGAGCTTCCAGAGACATCTTCAAAGCGTCAGCCCCATGCTGGGGCCCTCATTATCAGGGTGGGGCTGCAGATGACTGTGGCCTGGCCCCAACAGCCATTCCCAGTGCCCACTGCCCCCTGCCCCCTGCGTCTTGAGAGCAGTGCTGTTATAATGAAAGCATTCCCCATGGGAAGAGGCCTGACCCCTTAACAAGGAAATGTGTGGGTGACAGAAGCTGCTCCAATACGGCCAGCATCATAAAtccagggagaaaggaaaaggaacctTGGAGGCTTCCTCGCAGGCACCACCTTCCtgccaaggaaaagaaaattttcagggaggagagaaggaactCAAGACACAGATCACTtttcggccttttggctaagatcaagtatagtACCTGTTCTTACCGGTTTAGTATTGGATACGTCCTCTCTCCAAGGACAatatattaaatggatttttggaGCGGGGAGTTGGCCTAGGAGCTTGCTCCGTCCACGCCATGCATCGACCTGGTATTGTACCTCCAGGATAGTGCACCCCtccaaaagaaaaactaaaagaagacagaaaaactaaGAATCACAATATCCTTCCAGCTGGACCCTCCGCTTGGAAAGGTAGATCAATATCACAAACATTTCTGGCAGTCAGATGCTCTATCTTGACCATCTCTGGATCCTCACATGATTATCACTGCGCCATGTACAGAGTTGTTGAGTGATTGTTGTTTGAACAGACTGAAATAGAACGGGTTGGAACAGGCTCTACTTTTGCTCTCTGTGGTGGCAGAGAGGGAGGACTCACTTCAGGACCTCACAGCATGGAAGCAGTGTGAATCTGCTCCCTTAAGAAGGGACGGTCTATATAGCCCTGGGATGGAATTGAGCCAGCAGAAAGGAAGCAGGTGTCCCCAGTTATAGAAGGCTTGGCCATCCACCTAAGAAAGCAAGACGCAAGACCAGTGGTTTCAGTCCTGGCTGCAAAAACTTTGAGCTCACACCCTTCAGGAGCACGATGTGTTTCATGACCACTGTTTATTCACTGATCTTCTCAATGTGATGTTGGCACATAAGTACTTGTTTTGTATTTCCCATATTCCCAGAAAGGTTTTATAAATGGGTAAGAAATGAAAAGCACCAACCAGCCCTTTCACTGCTTAAGAAAAGTCAGGTTTTAGATGCTGCCTATAAATGCCATGTggccttgggaaagtcactttTCCTCTTTGGGCCTCATTTCCTCATGTAGATTGAAAgggttggattaaaaaaaatctcacaattTGATCCTCTGCAACAACTCTAAATTCTTATACCTTGTCTGGATCTACCTGCTTACTGAAGACAGTAGCGTCGGACGGAAGGAAGGGTGACGGCAATACCAGCTGCACGGAGCGGGACTCTCCGGGCTACCCTCAAAATATAGCCAGCACGTATTGAATGTATGGAAGTACCAGGCACAATGCTGGGTGCATTAATTTGCCTATTTAATTCGCTCCCCAAAAAAACCATAAGATAATTGCTTTGTAATACGGTGTACTGGTGGTTTTCACAGTGTTGTCCCCAGATGAGCAACATCAGCATCACTCAGGAACATGTTAGAAATGAACTTTTTCAGCTCATCCCAGACCAGTTTGATCAGAAACTGAGGGTGGAGCTCAGCCATCTGTGTGTAGCAAGTCCTCCACATCATTTCGAGAACCGCTGAGGTAGAGGAGACAGGTATACCACAACAATATGTCAGGTTCAATTCCAGACCACCCTAATAAAGTGAATGTTACGATAAAGCAAGTCACGGAgcttttggtttcccagtgcatttaaaagttatatttattctATAG is a window of Nycticebus coucang isolate mNycCou1 chromosome 18, mNycCou1.pri, whole genome shotgun sequence DNA encoding:
- the KRT32 gene encoding keratin, type I cuticular Ha2, whose protein sequence is MTSTCCATNSLQTSVKSYPRPSSVCLGSVSCRPEPCLGYVCQPVARLPSVCVPNTIQPASCVSKTFLSSSCRSSSRWPASGILPSFMGPSGWYGEGAFSGSEKETMQFLNDRLASYLEKVRQLERENEELEGRIQEASQTQVLTLGPDYQSYFRTIEELQQKVLCTKAENARMVVHIDNAKLAADDFRTKYEAELAIRQLVEADISGLRRILDDLTLCKADLEAQVESLKEGLLCLKKNHEQEVSALRCQLGDRLNIEVDAAPPVDLTRVLEEMRCQYEAMVETNRRDVEDWFNMQMEELNQQVATSSEQLQSYQSDIIDLRRTVNTLEIELQAQHSLRDSLENTLAETEGRYSAQLAQMQSMITNVEAQLAEIRYDLERQNQEYQVLLDVRARLEGEINTYRGLLESQDCKLPENPCTTSSCPPCAPSSCVPPTVCVPHTVCIPCLPCPQGRY